One genomic window of Phycisphaerales bacterium AB-hyl4 includes the following:
- a CDS encoding ferric reductase-like transmembrane domain-containing protein: MNPRRFWLQLVTWVGVYIALILAPLVVAGLGTLPPARGFWIEFGVGLGFVGLAMLGLQFVLTARFRQIAEPFGTDALLQFHRQAGIVSYWFILGHVIVLLLADFDNLTFFDPRVNAPRSVALVTVLILMTLLVVLTLKRERAGLVYEWWRLTHGIFALLVVFIGMAHILMVGYYVAPLWKQAIWVVLTLAAMGLLVYVRLVKPLQALKHPYTLVDIRREAERTWTLDVKPAGHEGLRFKAGQFAWITFGGSPFSLEQHPFSFSSSAARNERLQFTVKELGDFTSEIQRLAPGQRLYLEGPYGAFTLGEAGSDGALFVAGGIGITPIMSILRTLRDQQDSRSHTLIYGARRLEELAFHDEIEQMKAALNLQVIYVLDEPSEGWVGEQGYVTRELLERVCPTSLADVEYFVCGPEPMMDLVETTFRQWGVPLRTLHAERFNIA; the protein is encoded by the coding sequence ATGAATCCACGACGTTTCTGGCTGCAACTGGTGACATGGGTGGGGGTCTACATCGCGCTGATCCTCGCGCCATTGGTGGTGGCCGGGCTGGGCACGCTGCCGCCGGCGCGCGGGTTCTGGATCGAGTTTGGCGTGGGGCTGGGCTTCGTCGGCCTGGCCATGCTGGGACTTCAGTTCGTGCTCACGGCCCGCTTCCGCCAGATCGCCGAGCCGTTCGGCACCGATGCGCTGCTTCAGTTTCATCGCCAGGCAGGCATCGTGTCCTACTGGTTCATTCTCGGCCACGTCATCGTGCTGCTGCTGGCCGACTTCGACAACCTCACTTTCTTCGACCCGCGCGTCAACGCCCCGCGGTCGGTCGCGCTGGTCACCGTCCTGATCCTCATGACCCTGCTGGTCGTGCTGACGCTCAAACGTGAGCGGGCTGGGTTGGTGTATGAATGGTGGCGGCTGACGCATGGCATCTTTGCCCTGTTGGTGGTGTTCATCGGCATGGCCCACATTCTGATGGTCGGCTATTACGTGGCCCCGCTGTGGAAGCAGGCGATCTGGGTGGTGCTGACGCTCGCGGCCATGGGCCTGCTCGTGTACGTACGTCTGGTCAAACCGCTGCAGGCACTAAAGCATCCCTACACGCTGGTGGACATCCGCCGGGAGGCGGAGCGGACCTGGACGCTCGACGTGAAACCGGCGGGACACGAGGGGCTTCGGTTCAAGGCGGGGCAGTTCGCGTGGATCACCTTTGGCGGCTCGCCGTTCTCGCTTGAGCAACACCCGTTTTCTTTCTCCTCCAGTGCCGCACGCAACGAAAGGTTGCAGTTTACGGTCAAGGAACTCGGTGATTTCACCTCTGAGATCCAACGGCTCGCGCCGGGCCAACGGCTGTATCTCGAAGGACCTTACGGCGCCTTCACGCTTGGTGAGGCTGGGAGCGATGGCGCTCTGTTCGTCGCCGGCGGCATCGGCATCACGCCGATCATGAGCATACTGCGCACGCTTCGCGATCAGCAGGACAGCCGATCGCATACCCTGATCTACGGTGCCAGGCGGCTGGAAGAGCTGGCGTTCCACGATGAAATCGAGCAGATGAAGGCGGCGTTGAATCTGCAGGTGATCTACGTGCTCGATGAGCCCTCCGAAGGTTGGGTTGGCGAGCAGGGTTACGTGACACGCGAACTGTTGGAGCGAGTGTGTCCGACGTCTTTGGCGGACGTGGAATATTTCGTATGTGGGCCCGAGCCCATGATGGACCTGGTTGAAACTACGTTCCGTCAATGGGGCGTGCCGCTTCGCACGCTTCACGCGGAGCGTTTCAACATAGCGTGA
- a CDS encoding sigma-70 family RNA polymerase sigma factor — protein MVEQGLSDEQRARAQQVIRPHLPLLLRTAGYMTRHEQDAQDLVQDAVLKAMKAIDRFEPGTDARSWLLTILRRAHIDRVRQAQRRGTVLSLDAAEAFDVEDPQADRQGVHDEQWHTPQQLMERFEEQQIIEALRGLHAEIRWTLLLVDVEGLDLSEAARVLEVPVGTVKSRTHRGRGMLRDRLFQFASEHGWIAQGDHHAS, from the coding sequence ATGGTTGAGCAGGGTCTATCTGACGAGCAGCGGGCACGCGCCCAGCAGGTGATTCGGCCGCACCTGCCGCTGCTGCTGCGAACCGCCGGCTACATGACGCGGCACGAGCAGGATGCGCAGGACCTCGTGCAGGATGCTGTGCTCAAAGCGATGAAGGCGATAGACCGATTCGAGCCCGGCACGGATGCACGGTCGTGGCTGCTGACGATCCTGCGGCGGGCGCACATCGACCGAGTGCGACAAGCTCAACGCCGGGGAACCGTACTCTCACTTGATGCGGCGGAGGCGTTCGATGTGGAAGACCCACAGGCGGACCGGCAGGGCGTCCACGACGAGCAGTGGCATACTCCCCAGCAACTGATGGAACGCTTTGAAGAGCAGCAGATCATTGAGGCCCTGCGGGGACTGCATGCGGAAATCCGCTGGACGCTGTTGCTGGTGGATGTGGAAGGGCTCGATCTGAGTGAAGCGGCCAGGGTGCTCGAGGTGCCCGTGGGGACCGTCAAGTCACGCACCCACAGAGGTCGGGGCATGCTGCGCGATCGGCTGTTTCAGTTTGCGTCAGAGCACGGCTGGATAGCGCAAGGAGACCACCATGCATCCTGA
- a CDS encoding SulP family inorganic anion transporter, whose protein sequence is MFRRWLPSVGQLERYDRHQLRADLLAGVTVGVMLIPQGMAYALIAGVPPIYSLYASLVPLVVYALLGTSRHLAVGPVALVSFLVAAAVAPLADGDPHAASDGRDVERHFRNVKRATLVQ, encoded by the coding sequence ATGTTCCGTCGATGGCTTCCCAGTGTGGGTCAGCTCGAAAGGTACGATCGCCATCAGTTGCGGGCGGACCTTTTAGCGGGTGTCACGGTGGGCGTCATGCTCATTCCGCAGGGAATGGCTTATGCGCTGATCGCAGGCGTGCCACCGATCTATAGCCTGTATGCATCGCTGGTGCCGTTGGTGGTGTACGCGCTGCTCGGCACGTCTCGGCATCTGGCGGTCGGACCGGTCGCACTCGTGTCTTTCCTTGTCGCAGCCGCGGTCGCACCGCTTGCCGACGGTGACCCGCACGCCGCGAGCGATGGTCGCGATGTTGAAAGACATTTTCGAAATGTGAAACGGGCGACGCTTGTCCAATAG
- a CDS encoding phytanoyl-CoA dioxygenase family protein, with product MPQDRQKLVDTYQAEGVIRVRKLFDASRMAKIRQALDRYSTQIAPSLPASDVTFEKDGVSVRNLWRMEKHDAFFNDLAGDEQLLGLVLELVQGDPVLMAVETFNKPAKTGSGVPAHQDNAYFCRTPPDVLTVWLAVDAVTLANGPVSYVRGSHKLGMLPHKPSGVAGNSMGLDAPYDDSDPFVGTLDPGDALIHHCQSIHYSAPNTTDQPRCGLLMVFRAEHALEDPELKQQYAMGGAAT from the coding sequence ATGCCACAGGATCGCCAGAAACTCGTCGACACGTATCAGGCGGAAGGCGTCATCCGCGTACGGAAGCTGTTTGACGCCTCGCGGATGGCGAAGATCCGCCAGGCGCTGGATCGCTACAGCACACAGATCGCCCCGTCACTGCCCGCGTCGGACGTCACCTTCGAGAAAGACGGCGTGAGCGTGCGCAACCTCTGGCGGATGGAGAAGCACGATGCGTTTTTCAATGACCTCGCCGGCGATGAGCAACTGCTGGGGCTTGTCCTGGAGTTGGTTCAAGGCGACCCCGTGCTGATGGCGGTCGAGACGTTCAACAAACCTGCGAAGACCGGCTCAGGCGTGCCGGCGCACCAGGACAACGCCTACTTCTGCCGTACGCCGCCGGATGTGCTGACGGTGTGGCTGGCGGTGGACGCGGTAACGCTGGCTAACGGGCCAGTGTCATACGTGCGGGGTTCGCACAAGCTCGGCATGCTGCCGCACAAGCCCTCGGGGGTGGCGGGCAACTCGATGGGCTTGGACGCCCCTTATGACGACAGTGACCCGTTCGTGGGCACGCTGGATCCGGGTGATGCGCTGATTCATCACTGCCAGAGCATTCACTACAGTGCCCCCAACACGACGGATCAGCCGCGTTGCGGGTTGCTGATGGTCTTTCGGGCTGAGCATGCGCTGGAAGATCCCGAGCTCAAGCAGCAGTATGCCATGGGTGGCGCCGCGACCTGA
- a CDS encoding nitrilase-related carbon-nitrogen hydrolase produces MTIMRVAGAQVHNKVGDIEGNLRQMAEAMQWAEQHEADVLVVPELALTGYPLADLVLHEAFIDDADAALASSPFSPAHQPPMAYP; encoded by the coding sequence ATGACGATCATGCGCGTCGCCGGGGCTCAGGTTCACAACAAGGTTGGCGATATTGAGGGCAATCTGCGGCAGATGGCTGAGGCGATGCAGTGGGCCGAGCAGCATGAGGCTGATGTGCTGGTCGTGCCCGAGCTGGCGCTGACGGGTTACCCTTTGGCGGACCTGGTGCTTCACGAAGCGTTCATTGACGATGCGGACGCGGCGCTGGCATCGAGTCCTTTTTCACCGGCGCACCAGCCACCCATGGCGTACCCGTAG
- a CDS encoding helix-turn-helix domain-containing protein: MIRFLDHGWGTLTTRRPIPPCRWDRFDLLCVHGGQLQLRFEHQATLRLGTGTGVLIYPHTRFEGEPLEPRCRISVQHFAIDDSAEELPGVLQRLVNRRNGYEPVQLRPHRRVRGDIQRALALAFEPQTQAVHDMRVAWLTLILGQLDTVESNALPAQPEAWDALDGWLRQHVTEPITVDAMARQLDLSPSHFSHRFRAVFGVSPGRHMQRLRLQEAQRLLRETALPIKAIAQKLYYADLANFYRAFRKAVGITPARYRQRHTLRG; encoded by the coding sequence ATGATTCGCTTTCTTGATCACGGTTGGGGTACGTTGACCACCCGTCGGCCGATTCCGCCGTGCCGATGGGACCGATTCGATCTGCTGTGCGTGCATGGCGGGCAGTTGCAGTTGCGTTTCGAGCATCAGGCAACGCTGCGCCTCGGAACTGGTACGGGCGTACTGATCTACCCGCACACACGGTTCGAGGGTGAGCCGCTGGAACCGCGCTGCCGAATCTCCGTGCAGCATTTTGCGATCGACGATTCCGCCGAGGAACTGCCGGGCGTGTTGCAGCGGCTGGTCAATCGTCGCAATGGGTACGAGCCCGTGCAACTGCGCCCACACCGGCGCGTGCGGGGCGACATCCAACGGGCCCTGGCGCTGGCGTTCGAGCCGCAGACGCAGGCGGTGCATGACATGCGCGTGGCGTGGTTGACGTTGATCCTTGGTCAGTTGGACACGGTTGAATCGAATGCTCTGCCCGCTCAGCCCGAGGCGTGGGACGCGCTGGACGGCTGGCTGCGTCAGCACGTCACCGAGCCGATCACTGTCGACGCCATGGCGCGGCAACTGGACCTCAGCCCGAGCCATTTCAGTCATCGTTTCCGCGCGGTATTTGGCGTCTCGCCCGGCCGACATATGCAACGCCTGCGACTGCAGGAAGCTCAGCGACTGCTGCGCGAAACGGCGTTACCGATTAAAGCGATTGCTCAGAAGCTGTACTACGCGGACCTGGCCAACTTTTACCGCGCCTTTCGCAAAGCCGTCGGCATCACGCCGGCACGGTATCGGCAAAGGCATACGCTGCGGGGGTAG
- a CDS encoding DUF6448 family protein: MILLVNPVTWAHCDGLDGPVVTDARVALDAGDVTPVLKWIPETDEQEVREAFDQALVVREQGPEARELADRYFFETLVRLHRAYEGAPFTGLLPSGAEVSPAIAKADAALEQGDVDDLARHIAAAVEASIREQFAVASTAKADKDASVESGRVYVDKYVEFVHYVKHLHEAVAGPGGHGHGHQAAEVDAGDTHHDQH; the protein is encoded by the coding sequence GTGATTCTGCTGGTCAACCCGGTAACATGGGCGCACTGCGATGGCCTCGACGGGCCGGTGGTGACAGATGCCCGGGTCGCCCTTGACGCAGGTGATGTCACGCCTGTGCTGAAGTGGATTCCAGAGACAGATGAGCAGGAAGTCCGCGAGGCGTTCGACCAGGCGCTGGTGGTACGCGAGCAGGGGCCGGAGGCAAGGGAACTGGCGGATCGCTACTTCTTCGAAACCCTCGTGCGCCTGCATCGGGCGTATGAAGGAGCCCCCTTCACCGGCCTGCTGCCCAGTGGGGCTGAAGTGTCGCCTGCGATTGCCAAGGCGGATGCCGCCTTGGAGCAAGGTGATGTGGACGATCTGGCCCGGCACATCGCTGCCGCGGTCGAGGCCAGTATTCGTGAGCAGTTTGCGGTCGCCAGCACCGCGAAAGCAGATAAGGACGCCAGCGTGGAGTCCGGGCGGGTATACGTGGACAAGTACGTCGAGTTCGTGCACTACGTGAAGCATCTGCATGAAGCGGTCGCCGGTCCCGGTGGGCATGGCCATGGTCACCAGGCCGCTGAGGTGGACGCGGGTGATACCCACCATGATCAGCACTGA
- a CDS encoding helix-turn-helix domain-containing protein, producing MAKLTGDEARCAMLLQDKGQKVRTIARQLGVAESTLRCRLKQVRAEAIEGRSRQASVCVRSR from the coding sequence ATGGCGAAGCTGACCGGCGACGAGGCGAGGTGCGCGATGCTGCTGCAGGACAAAGGGCAGAAGGTCCGGACGATCGCCCGTCAGCTGGGCGTGGCGGAGAGCACGCTGCGTTGTCGGCTCAAGCAGGTGCGAGCCGAGGCGATCGAGGGGCGCAGCCGGCAGGCGTCGGTGTGCGTCCGTTCGCGGTGA
- a CDS encoding acetyl-CoA C-acyltransferase: MPSIVIVAAKRTVQGRFLGSLAKQSAVDLAVAAGRATLEGIDPAHIDQVIVGNVLAAGQGMNIARQIGVKLNIPIDKPAFTVNMMCASGLQAVMLAAQAVRAGEAGAVLCGGTESMSNAPYLLDRARRGYKLGDGVLVDCLLRDGLVDSFDDEHMGLNTERLADEYKLSREQQDAFAVQSQSRYQQAHQEDVFANERVSVAGLAHDEHPRADTTAQALAQLKPAFRADGSVTAGNAAGINDGAAMLLVCDDTTAQGHGWQPLARLVGWTSVGCDPQRMGLGPVHATRQLCDRHGWNLSRFDSIELNEAFAAQTLACLNEMNLAPNAPHVNASGGAIAMGHPIGASGARLVAHLCHRLAAGRARHGLATLCVGGGMGVAAALDAV; this comes from the coding sequence ATGCCAAGCATTGTTATTGTTGCTGCGAAACGCACGGTCCAGGGCCGATTCCTCGGCTCGCTCGCGAAACAGTCGGCGGTCGACCTCGCGGTTGCCGCCGGCCGAGCGACGCTGGAGGGGATCGACCCTGCCCACATCGATCAGGTGATTGTGGGCAATGTGCTCGCCGCGGGACAGGGCATGAACATCGCCCGGCAGATCGGTGTGAAGCTGAACATACCGATCGACAAGCCCGCGTTCACAGTCAACATGATGTGCGCCTCGGGCCTGCAGGCCGTAATGCTCGCCGCTCAGGCCGTGCGTGCCGGCGAAGCTGGTGCGGTGCTGTGCGGCGGCACGGAATCGATGTCCAATGCCCCGTACCTGCTCGACCGTGCCCGGCGGGGTTACAAACTGGGCGACGGCGTGCTCGTGGACTGCTTATTACGCGACGGGCTGGTCGACAGCTTTGATGATGAACACATGGGCCTCAACACCGAACGACTGGCCGACGAATACAAGCTCTCGCGCGAGCAGCAGGATGCGTTTGCCGTGCAAAGCCAGTCGCGCTACCAGCAGGCGCACCAGGAAGACGTCTTTGCGAACGAACGGGTCAGCGTCGCTGGCCTGGCGCACGACGAGCACCCGCGCGCCGACACGACCGCGCAGGCTTTGGCCCAGTTGAAGCCTGCCTTTCGGGCAGACGGCAGTGTAACGGCAGGCAATGCGGCGGGCATCAACGACGGTGCCGCCATGCTGTTGGTCTGCGATGACACAACTGCCCAGGGGCATGGCTGGCAGCCCCTGGCCCGACTCGTCGGCTGGACCAGCGTCGGCTGTGACCCGCAGCGCATGGGGCTCGGACCCGTACACGCCACGCGTCAGCTGTGCGACCGTCACGGCTGGAACCTCAGTCGCTTCGACAGCATCGAACTCAACGAAGCCTTCGCCGCGCAGACGCTCGCCTGCCTGAATGAAATGAACCTCGCCCCTAACGCGCCGCACGTGAACGCAAGTGGCGGCGCCATCGCGATGGGCCACCCCATCGGCGCCAGCGGCGCCCGGCTCGTTGCGCACCTGTGTCACCGTCTCGCAGCGGGGCGGGCCCGGCACGGCCTGGCAACCCTGTGCGTCGGCGGAGGCATGGGGGTTGCCGCCGCACTGGACGCCGTGTGA
- a CDS encoding sulfatase-like hydrolase/transferase, translating into MAVNILLTVADDQRHAAMGCCDDATADAVRTPHLDALAARGIRFTRAYHAGSAVPAVCMPSRALLHTGCNPNAIPPDMMPEGYVPEHLHKQPDAILGQSLQSAGYHTHHIGKWHNHERSFRDSFTTGKAIFFGGMDDHFHLPLADWDSKRLTPRTEHGCHGTDVFATEAEAFLESYADGAFGTRPFFLHIAFTAPHDPRQTHAQWHERYPVDAIELPPNFQPRHRFDNGALRIRDEMLTSMPRDPRQTHHELANYYAMVEHMDHGIGRIHGALRELGLEQDTLVIHTSDHGLAVGQHGLMGKQNLYEHSIRVPLILAGPGVPTGQQRSTLCYQHDLHPTLIEAGRCETSSSGYFRSLWPSIVDPKANLRDLIETFYSKHQRAAVMTNHKFIEYSVRGNTFVERHDLDADPWEMNPHTLSGDLSAALAS; encoded by the coding sequence ATGGCTGTGAACATATTATTGACCGTTGCTGACGACCAACGGCATGCGGCTATGGGATGTTGCGACGATGCGACAGCCGATGCAGTTCGGACACCCCATCTGGATGCACTCGCGGCACGAGGTATTCGTTTCACGCGGGCGTATCATGCGGGTTCGGCGGTACCGGCCGTCTGTATGCCCAGCCGAGCCTTACTGCACACCGGCTGCAATCCAAACGCGATTCCTCCAGACATGATGCCGGAGGGCTATGTTCCTGAGCATTTGCATAAACAACCTGACGCCATTCTTGGTCAATCGCTTCAGTCTGCGGGATATCACACTCATCACATCGGTAAGTGGCATAACCACGAAAGAAGCTTCCGAGATAGCTTTACAACCGGCAAGGCGATCTTCTTTGGTGGAATGGACGACCATTTCCACTTGCCACTGGCCGATTGGGATAGCAAGCGTCTGACGCCTCGAACTGAGCACGGTTGCCACGGCACGGATGTGTTCGCCACAGAAGCCGAAGCATTTCTCGAATCTTACGCAGACGGGGCGTTCGGCACACGACCGTTCTTTCTTCATATTGCTTTCACCGCCCCGCACGATCCGCGCCAGACACACGCTCAATGGCATGAACGCTATCCCGTCGACGCAATCGAGCTGCCTCCCAATTTCCAACCCAGGCACCGCTTTGACAACGGCGCCTTGCGAATCCGCGATGAAATGTTGACTTCCATGCCTCGCGATCCACGTCAGACGCACCACGAGTTGGCCAACTACTATGCGATGGTGGAACACATGGATCACGGCATCGGCCGAATCCACGGCGCGTTACGTGAACTGGGCTTGGAGCAGGACACACTCGTGATCCACACATCGGACCACGGCTTGGCCGTGGGACAACACGGGTTGATGGGCAAGCAGAATCTTTACGAACATAGCATCCGTGTACCTCTGATTCTCGCAGGCCCGGGTGTTCCAACCGGCCAGCAGCGTTCGACCTTGTGTTACCAACACGATCTTCACCCTACCCTGATCGAGGCAGGACGATGCGAAACATCTTCATCGGGCTACTTCCGCTCACTATGGCCAAGCATCGTTGACCCCAAAGCGAATCTTCGGGACCTCATCGAAACCTTCTACAGCAAGCATCAGCGCGCCGCCGTGATGACGAATCACAAGTTCATCGAATACAGCGTACGAGGCAATACTTTCGTCGAACGACATGACCTGGACGCAGATCCCTGGGAAATGAATCCACATACCCTGTCCGGTGACCTGTCGGCAGCATTGGCGTCGTAG
- a CDS encoding HpcH/HpaI aldolase/citrate lyase family protein gives MFTGAMTMRRSRVLDKWAQDEPCLGVAVHSTDASVYELVSLMGFDLIWMDLEHHAHSVQTAESLMRAARLGVSDIMARPAKGEFMRLGRLLEAGANGIMYPRCDDEAEAEHVVRWSKFAPLGERGLGGGGPDMPYGSMPVDRYVQEANANTFIAIQLESPAAVDRAEAIATVTGVNLLFFGPGDYSVLTGVPGQVRHAKVDRAVARVAEAAAATGQRWGTVSFSPEHSQMLLEMGASMIVPANDMDMLAQGLRQLQSTYAGLSFRFESRLCEPVVDRSARDRPSTAVTSYA, from the coding sequence ATGTTTACCGGAGCAATGACGATGCGACGCAGCAGGGTTCTTGACAAGTGGGCGCAAGATGAGCCATGCCTGGGCGTGGCGGTGCACTCGACCGATGCCAGCGTCTACGAGTTGGTGTCGCTGATGGGCTTTGATCTGATCTGGATGGATCTGGAGCATCATGCTCACAGCGTGCAGACGGCCGAGAGCCTGATGCGGGCGGCCCGGTTGGGCGTCAGCGACATCATGGCCCGGCCGGCCAAGGGGGAATTCATGCGACTCGGTCGGCTGCTCGAAGCGGGCGCGAACGGCATCATGTATCCGCGCTGTGACGATGAAGCCGAGGCCGAGCACGTGGTGAGATGGAGCAAATTCGCGCCTTTGGGCGAACGCGGCCTGGGCGGTGGTGGACCAGACATGCCCTACGGCTCCATGCCGGTGGATCGCTACGTGCAAGAAGCCAACGCCAATACGTTCATCGCCATCCAACTGGAAAGCCCGGCCGCAGTCGATCGCGCTGAAGCGATCGCTACCGTGACCGGCGTGAATCTGCTTTTCTTCGGCCCCGGCGACTACTCCGTCCTCACCGGCGTACCTGGCCAGGTGCGCCACGCGAAAGTGGATAGGGCAGTCGCCCGCGTCGCCGAAGCCGCTGCCGCCACCGGCCAACGGTGGGGCACGGTGAGCTTCAGCCCCGAGCACAGCCAAATGCTCCTGGAGATGGGAGCCTCAATGATCGTGCCCGCCAACGACATGGACATGCTTGCCCAGGGACTGCGTCAATTGCAAAGCACCTATGCTGGCTTATCCTTTCGCTTTGAAAGTCGATTATGCGAGCCTGTTGTTGATCGTTCGGCTCGAGATCGCCCCTCCACTGCGGTGACCAGCTATGCTTGA
- a CDS encoding formate--tetrahydrofolate ligase: MQSVSSDLDIARAASLKPIREIAREAGIHADWLEDYGRYKAKVNLDALHALADRPNGRYVVVTAVTPTPLGEGKTVATIGLSQALGAHLGQRAFACVRQPSMGPTFGIKGGAAGGGYSQAVPMEDFNLHLTGDIHAVTAANNLLAAAIDARMMHEHNYGERFTEITGQPHLDIDPDTITWNRVLDVNDRALRDIEISRDHETRRATRFDITVASEVMAVLALATDLADMRQRLGRIVVAQDRAGQAVTAEDLKVAGAMTVLLKDAIKPNLMQTLENTPVLVHAGPFGNIAHGNSSIIADRIALKLADYVITEAGFAADLGFEKFCHIKCRYSGLTPDAAVVVTTVRALKMHGGGPPVKPGRSLDPAYTRENLQLVDAGCANLAHHIGIVRRMGIPAVVAINRFTEDTDAEVQLVRERALAAGAHDAVEATHHAQGGAGAVTLGRAVMDACEQPNRFDFLYPLEMPIADKIRTIARRVYGASDISFSDKARQQLDRFEVLGFGDLPICMAKTHLSISHDPALKNVPADFVLPVRELRASVGAGFIYPLCGEMMTMPGLPSKPAFTNIDIDDQGQVIGLH, translated from the coding sequence ATGCAGTCGGTCAGCAGTGACCTCGATATCGCCCGGGCCGCCTCTCTCAAGCCCATCCGGGAGATCGCCAGGGAAGCGGGCATTCACGCGGACTGGTTGGAAGACTATGGCCGCTACAAGGCGAAGGTCAACCTCGACGCCCTGCACGCGTTGGCGGATCGGCCCAACGGGCGCTATGTCGTCGTCACCGCCGTTACGCCAACTCCGCTCGGCGAAGGCAAGACGGTGGCGACGATCGGCCTCAGCCAAGCCTTGGGTGCCCACCTCGGCCAACGCGCCTTCGCCTGCGTCCGCCAGCCGTCGATGGGTCCCACGTTCGGCATCAAGGGCGGCGCGGCCGGCGGCGGCTACAGCCAGGCCGTGCCCATGGAAGACTTCAACCTGCATCTGACAGGCGACATTCACGCGGTCACCGCCGCCAACAACCTGCTCGCCGCCGCCATCGACGCCCGCATGATGCACGAGCACAACTACGGCGAACGTTTCACCGAAATCACCGGCCAGCCCCACCTGGACATCGACCCGGACACCATCACCTGGAATCGCGTGCTTGATGTCAACGACCGCGCCTTGCGCGACATCGAGATCAGCCGCGACCACGAGACGCGCCGCGCCACCCGCTTCGACATCACTGTCGCCAGCGAGGTCATGGCCGTGCTCGCCCTGGCCACCGACCTGGCCGACATGCGCCAGCGGCTCGGGCGAATCGTGGTGGCGCAGGACCGAGCCGGCCAGGCCGTGACCGCTGAGGATCTGAAGGTGGCGGGGGCGATGACCGTACTGCTGAAGGACGCGATCAAGCCCAACCTCATGCAGACGCTCGAAAACACGCCAGTGCTGGTGCATGCCGGGCCATTCGGCAACATCGCACACGGCAACAGCAGCATCATCGCCGATCGCATCGCCCTGAAGCTGGCCGATTACGTGATCACCGAGGCCGGCTTTGCTGCGGACCTGGGCTTTGAAAAGTTCTGCCACATCAAGTGCCGCTATTCGGGACTCACGCCCGACGCGGCCGTGGTCGTCACGACGGTCCGGGCCCTGAAAATGCACGGCGGCGGCCCCCCGGTCAAACCCGGGCGATCGCTCGACCCCGCCTATACCCGGGAGAACCTGCAACTGGTCGACGCCGGCTGCGCCAATCTGGCGCATCACATCGGTATCGTCCGCCGGATGGGTATCCCTGCAGTGGTAGCGATCAATCGCTTCACCGAGGACACCGACGCCGAGGTGCAACTGGTGCGCGAGCGGGCCCTGGCCGCCGGCGCTCACGATGCCGTCGAAGCGACGCATCACGCCCAAGGCGGCGCCGGCGCGGTGACATTGGGTCGGGCAGTGATGGACGCGTGCGAGCAGCCCAACCGCTTCGACTTTTTGTATCCGCTCGAAATGCCCATCGCCGACAAGATCCGCACCATCGCCCGTCGCGTCTACGGGGCGTCGGATATCAGCTTCTCGGACAAGGCCCGCCAGCAGCTCGACCGGTTCGAGGTGCTGGGCTTCGGTGATCTGCCCATCTGCATGGCCAAGACACATCTGAGCATCAGTCACGATCCGGCGCTGAAGAACGTGCCCGCCGATTTCGTATTGCCGGTGCGCGAGCTTCGTGCCAGTGTCGGGGCCGGATTCATTTACCCGCTCTGCGGCGAGATGATGACCATGCCCGGCCTGCCGTCAAAGCCGGCGTTCACAAACATTGACATCGACGATCAGGGGCAGGTGATCGGTCTGCACTGA